A single genomic interval of Celeribacter indicus harbors:
- the rimM gene encoding ribosome maturation factor RimM (Essential for efficient processing of 16S rRNA), whose product MSETKIIVGAIAGAFGVHGEVRIKSFCAEPEAIGEYSPLTSEDGKTEYVLTLTRAIPNGFAGRITGVETKEEADALRGVTLFADREALPSLPDDEFYHADLIGLTVLDTGGAVLGQVRNVLNHGAGDLLEVHGPGLKAPVLLPFTLKNVPTVDLSSGRIIADPPEGLFE is encoded by the coding sequence ATGAGCGAGACGAAGATCATCGTGGGAGCCATCGCGGGCGCTTTCGGCGTCCATGGCGAAGTGCGGATCAAGAGCTTCTGCGCCGAACCGGAGGCGATCGGGGAGTATTCCCCGCTGACCTCCGAGGACGGGAAGACCGAATATGTCCTCACCCTCACCCGCGCGATCCCCAACGGCTTTGCCGGGCGCATCACGGGCGTGGAGACAAAGGAGGAGGCCGACGCGCTCAGGGGCGTGACCTTGTTCGCCGACCGCGAGGCCCTGCCCTCCCTGCCCGACGACGAATTCTACCACGCGGACCTGATCGGGCTCACCGTGCTCGACACGGGGGGCGCGGTGCTCGGGCAGGTGCGCAACGTGCTGAACCACGGCGCGGGCGATCTTCTGGAGGTACACGGGCCGGGGCTGAAGGCGCCGGTGCTGCTGCCCTTCACGCTGAAGAACGTGCCGACCGTCGATCTCTCCTCCGGGCGCATCATCGCGGACCCGCCCGAAGGGCTGTTCGAATGA
- the rplS gene encoding 50S ribosomal protein L19: protein MDLIAQLEAEQIETLGKTIPDFKAGDTVRVGYKVTEGTRTRVQNYEGVCISRKNGKGIAGSFTVRKISFGEGVERVFPLYSTNIEYIEVVRRGRVRRAKLYYLRSRRGKSARIAEVSNYKPLNTGSDA, encoded by the coding sequence ATGGATCTTATCGCACAGCTTGAAGCCGAGCAGATCGAAACGCTCGGCAAGACGATCCCGGACTTCAAGGCCGGTGACACCGTTCGCGTCGGTTACAAGGTGACCGAAGGCACGCGCACCCGCGTGCAGAACTACGAAGGTGTCTGCATTTCCCGCAAGAACGGCAAGGGCATCGCCGGCTCCTTCACCGTTCGCAAGATTTCCTTCGGTGAGGGCGTCGAGCGCGTCTTCCCGCTCTACTCGACCAACATCGAATATATCGAGGTGGTGCGTCGTGGCCGCGTGCGCCGCGCGAAACTCTACTACCTCCGCTCGCGCCGCGGCAAATCCGCCCGTATCGCGGAAGTTTCCAACTACAAGCCGCTCAACACCGGCTCCGACGCGTAA
- the bluB gene encoding 5,6-dimethylbenzimidazole synthase, with amino-acid sequence MTPFAPAGQFSTAFRNDFATLLRWRRDVRRFRTDPVDPATLARCLDAFTLSPSVGLSQPSRIVRVQSAAMRQAALDNFEAANARALAGYEGDAARKYATLKLAGMREAPVQLAVFCDEATRSGKGLGIQTMPEMLRYSVVSAIMQFWLMLRAEGIGLGWVSILEPEALSAALAVPAGWRLVGYLCIGYPEAQSEEPELQAEGWETRAACPEILER; translated from the coding sequence ATGACGCCTTTTGCGCCAGCCGGACAGTTCTCCACCGCCTTCCGCAACGATTTCGCCACGCTTCTGCGCTGGCGGCGGGACGTGCGGCGGTTCCGGACCGATCCCGTCGACCCGGCCACCCTCGCGCGCTGTCTCGATGCCTTCACCCTCTCCCCCTCCGTGGGCCTGTCGCAGCCCTCGCGGATCGTGCGCGTGCAAAGCGCCGCGATGCGCCAGGCCGCGCTCGACAATTTCGAGGCCGCGAATGCCCGTGCACTCGCCGGCTACGAGGGCGACGCCGCGCGGAAATACGCCACGCTGAAGCTCGCGGGCATGCGCGAGGCGCCGGTGCAGCTCGCCGTTTTCTGCGACGAGGCGACCCGCTCGGGCAAGGGGCTGGGCATCCAGACCATGCCCGAAATGCTGCGCTATTCCGTTGTCTCCGCGATCATGCAGTTCTGGCTCATGCTGCGGGCCGAGGGGATCGGCCTGGGCTGGGTGTCGATCCTCGAGCCGGAGGCGCTGAGCGCCGCGCTCGCCGTGCCCGCCGGCTGGCGGCTGGTCGGCTATCTCTGCATCGGCTATCCCGAGGCACAGAGCGAGGAACCGGAATTGCAGGCCGAGGGCTGGGAAACACGCGCGGCTTGCCCGGAAATCCTGGAACGCTAA
- a CDS encoding division plane positioning ATPase MipZ: MAHIIIVGNEKGGAGKSTMSMHVATALSRLGHRVGALDLDLRQKTFARYLENRLSYCLREGIELPTPDYRDLPQVDASELAEGENIYDRRLSMAVTGLEESCDFILIDCPGSHTRLSQVAHTLADTLITPMNDSFIDFDLLARVDPDTNKILGPSVYSEMVWNARQLRAQAGLKPIDWVVLRNRLGAQAMHNKKKIGDAMTELSKRIGFRVAPGFSERVIFRELFPRGLTLLDLKDVGVKSALNISNVAARQELRDLMKELRLPGVEVEF; the protein is encoded by the coding sequence GTGGCGCATATCATCATCGTGGGCAATGAAAAGGGCGGAGCGGGGAAATCGACCATGTCGATGCACGTCGCGACCGCGTTGTCGCGGCTCGGGCACCGCGTCGGCGCGCTCGATCTCGACCTGCGGCAAAAGACCTTTGCCCGCTATCTCGAGAACCGGCTGAGCTACTGCCTGCGCGAGGGGATCGAACTGCCGACCCCGGACTATCGCGACCTGCCCCAGGTGGATGCGAGCGAGCTTGCCGAGGGCGAGAACATCTACGACCGGCGGCTGTCCATGGCCGTGACCGGGCTCGAGGAAAGCTGCGATTTCATCCTGATCGACTGCCCCGGCTCGCACACCCGGCTGAGCCAGGTGGCACACACGCTCGCGGACACGCTCATCACGCCGATGAACGACAGTTTCATCGACTTCGACCTCCTCGCCCGCGTCGACCCGGATACGAACAAGATCCTCGGCCCCTCGGTCTATTCGGAAATGGTCTGGAACGCGCGGCAGTTGCGGGCGCAGGCCGGGCTGAAGCCGATCGACTGGGTCGTGCTCCGCAACCGCCTCGGCGCGCAGGCGATGCACAACAAGAAGAAGATCGGCGACGCGATGACCGAGCTGTCCAAGCGCATCGGCTTCCGCGTCGCGCCCGGCTTTTCCGAGCGCGTGATCTTCCGGGAGCTGTTCCCGCGCGGGCTGACCCTGCTCGATCTCAAGGACGTCGGGGTGAAATCGGCGCTCAACATCTCCAACGTCGCCGCGCGCCAGGAATTGCGCGACCTGATGAAGGAGTTGCGCCTGCCGGGGGTCGAGGTCGAGTTCTGA
- a CDS encoding OmpA family protein translates to MKRIILGTAATGFGLVSLGLTAPVTAQGLEGAGGLNLEACSEVQPPCLTADGQVQLGDGSVVTQSEALEALGIAPPRDGLEGAPETEMPSAPEVEPLPEVEPLPDMEPAPGAEPPVAPEVEAPVVPEVDTQVIPETESDTQAAPAEGAPPATVGEEAASDIESEQAAEEENLAQELENDLPPEEAQQAGTEEEVAPETEATDPGTVTGEAPRTAPQPKPETAGDQADTDTAADAATEDQDEDALGDALNSLTEGENPAQSAQEGTGDAAASEAASTAGEAEGVEMTPEARATQAQEEAAAEAEISDGETAAAAAAEAVENPEAETGVEVQTETVTEENSRASDEEFRQQPMQATASDDDDDNDGGMSNLEKFLLGAVGAAVVGQVLSGNDQVVENTGDRVVVERDGQLRVLKNDDALLRQPGAEVRTESFQDGSTRTTLNREDGTQVVTIRAADGRVLRRDRILADGTRVVLFDDTQTYERVDVSALPAPSNTSVVYQQGSDEEALRAALAASQAQGQALDRHFSLSQIRSIRAVRELAPEIELTNVNFATGSSAITPSEAEELAALGRTMRDAITENPREVFLVEGHTDAVGSAAMNLALSDRRAESLALALTEYFQVPPENMVVQGYGERYLKVPSSGAERANRRAAVRIITPLLGDVTTASR, encoded by the coding sequence ATGAAACGCATCATACTCGGAACCGCTGCCACCGGCTTCGGTCTCGTCAGCCTCGGGCTTACCGCGCCGGTCACGGCACAGGGGCTGGAAGGCGCCGGCGGGCTCAATCTCGAGGCGTGCAGCGAGGTGCAGCCTCCCTGTCTGACGGCCGATGGCCAGGTGCAACTGGGGGACGGCTCGGTCGTGACGCAGAGCGAGGCGCTCGAGGCGCTGGGGATCGCCCCGCCCCGCGACGGGCTGGAGGGCGCGCCGGAGACGGAGATGCCCTCCGCTCCCGAGGTGGAGCCCCTGCCCGAGGTGGAGCCCCTGCCCGACATGGAGCCCGCGCCGGGGGCGGAGCCGCCGGTGGCGCCGGAGGTAGAGGCGCCGGTTGTCCCGGAAGTCGACACGCAGGTCATCCCGGAGACGGAGTCCGACACGCAGGCCGCACCCGCGGAGGGAGCGCCCCCCGCCACCGTCGGGGAGGAAGCGGCCTCCGACATCGAGAGCGAGCAGGCGGCGGAGGAGGAAAACCTCGCCCAGGAGCTCGAAAACGATCTTCCGCCGGAGGAGGCCCAGCAGGCCGGGACGGAGGAGGAGGTCGCTCCCGAAACGGAGGCGACGGACCCCGGCACCGTCACGGGGGAGGCCCCGCGGACCGCGCCGCAGCCGAAGCCGGAGACGGCGGGCGACCAGGCCGACACTGACACCGCGGCGGATGCCGCGACGGAGGATCAGGACGAGGACGCGCTCGGCGACGCGCTCAATTCCCTGACCGAGGGTGAAAACCCGGCCCAAAGCGCGCAGGAGGGGACGGGCGATGCCGCCGCGTCCGAGGCGGCGAGCACCGCCGGCGAGGCCGAAGGCGTGGAGATGACGCCGGAGGCGCGGGCGACCCAGGCGCAGGAGGAAGCCGCCGCCGAGGCCGAGATCTCCGACGGGGAAACCGCTGCGGCCGCTGCCGCGGAGGCAGTGGAAAATCCCGAGGCGGAGACGGGTGTCGAGGTCCAGACGGAGACGGTGACGGAGGAGAATTCCCGCGCCTCCGACGAGGAATTCCGCCAGCAGCCGATGCAGGCGACCGCCTCGGACGATGACGACGACAACGACGGCGGGATGTCCAACCTCGAGAAATTCCTGCTCGGCGCGGTCGGTGCCGCCGTGGTCGGCCAGGTGCTTTCCGGCAACGATCAGGTGGTCGAGAACACCGGTGACCGCGTGGTGGTCGAACGTGACGGCCAGCTCCGGGTGCTCAAGAACGACGACGCGCTCCTGCGCCAGCCGGGCGCCGAAGTGAGGACGGAGTCCTTCCAGGACGGCTCGACCCGCACCACGCTCAACCGCGAGGACGGCACGCAGGTCGTGACGATCCGCGCCGCCGATGGACGGGTGCTGCGCCGCGACCGGATCCTGGCGGACGGCACACGGGTCGTGCTGTTCGATGATACCCAGACCTACGAGCGGGTGGATGTCTCCGCCCTTCCGGCGCCCTCGAACACGTCGGTGGTCTACCAGCAGGGCAGCGACGAGGAGGCGCTGCGCGCCGCACTTGCCGCGAGCCAGGCGCAGGGTCAGGCGCTCGACCGGCACTTCTCGCTCAGCCAGATCCGCTCGATCCGGGCGGTGCGCGAACTGGCGCCGGAGATCGAACTGACCAACGTCAACTTCGCCACCGGCTCCTCCGCGATCACGCCTTCGGAGGCCGAGGAACTCGCGGCGCTCGGACGGACGATGCGGGATGCGATCACGGAAAATCCGCGGGAGGTCTTCCTCGTCGAAGGCCATACGGACGCGGTCGGGTCCGCGGCGATGAACCTTGCGCTGTCCGACCGGCGGGCGGAAAGCCTCGCCCTCGCCCTGACGGAATATTTCCAGGTGCCGCCGGAGAACATGGTGGTGCAGGGCTATGGCGAACGGTATCTCAAGGTTCCCTCGAGCGGGGCCGAACGCGCCAACCGCCGCGCCGCCGTCCGGATCATCACGCCGCTTCTGGGCGATGTGACGACGGCGTCACGGTAA
- the rpmE gene encoding 50S ribosomal protein L31, producing the protein MKKDTHPDYHFIDVKMTDGTVVKMRSTWGAEGDQLALDIDPSVHPAWTGGSSRLMDAGGRVSKFKNKYAGLGF; encoded by the coding sequence ATGAAAAAAGATACCCATCCCGACTACCACTTCATCGACGTCAAGATGACCGACGGCACCGTGGTGAAGATGCGCTCCACCTGGGGCGCCGAGGGCGATCAGCTCGCGCTCGACATCGACCCGTCGGTGCACCCGGCCTGGACCGGTGGCTCCTCGCGCCTGATGGACGCCGGCGGCCGCGTGTCGAAGTTCAAGAACAAATACGCCGGCCTCGGCTTCTGA
- the rpsP gene encoding 30S ribosomal protein S16: MAMKIRLARGGSKKRPFYRIVASDSRMPRDGRFIEKLGVYNPLLPKDNEQRVQMDIDAVKAWLDKGAQPTDRVARMLEAAGVLEKKERSNPKKAVPGKKAQDRAEEKAAKAAAAEEAANAPAEEAAAEE, encoded by the coding sequence ATGGCTATGAAAATCCGTCTCGCCCGCGGCGGCTCCAAGAAGCGCCCGTTCTACCGCATCGTCGCCTCCGATTCGCGCATGCCGCGCGACGGCCGCTTCATCGAGAAGCTCGGCGTCTACAACCCGCTCCTGCCCAAGGACAACGAGCAGCGCGTCCAGATGGACATCGACGCCGTGAAAGCCTGGCTCGACAAGGGTGCCCAGCCGACCGACCGTGTGGCCCGCATGCTCGAGGCCGCCGGCGTGCTCGAGAAGAAAGAGCGCAGCAACCCGAAGAAGGCCGTTCCGGGCAAGAAGGCCCAGGACCGCGCCGAAGAGAAGGCCGCAAAAGCCGCCGCCGCCGAAGAAGCCGCCAACGCCCCGGCTGAAGAGGCCGCTGCCGAGGAGTGA
- a CDS encoding chorismate mutase: MTDDTQRAAAILKEHRESIDRLDAILVYTLGERFKHTQAVGRLKAENDLPPSDPAREAKQIARLEDLAKRADLDPEFAKAFLKFIIREVIHHHEKHQDDGVE; this comes from the coding sequence ATGACCGACGACACGCAACGCGCCGCGGCGATCCTGAAGGAGCACCGCGAGAGCATCGACCGGCTCGACGCGATCCTTGTCTACACGCTGGGCGAGCGGTTCAAGCACACCCAGGCCGTCGGCCGGCTCAAGGCCGAGAACGACCTTCCCCCCTCCGATCCGGCGCGGGAAGCGAAACAGATTGCCCGGCTCGAAGACCTCGCCAAACGCGCGGATCTCGACCCGGAATTCGCAAAGGCCTTCCTGAAATTCATCATTCGGGAAGTCATTCACCACCACGAGAAACACCAGGACGACGGGGTCGAATGA
- the trmD gene encoding tRNA (guanosine(37)-N1)-methyltransferase TrmD: protein MSGAPETPKSHGRIAVRPTLRPRELMTDRPDLAGAWRAKIITLFPEAFPGVLGESLTGKALDEGKWQLETVPLRDFGEGRHRNVDDTPAGGGAGMVLRPDVMGRAIDFAMEGTPETRADWPLVYLSPRGKRFDQATARRWSRARGITMICGRFEGLDDRVLFHYGIEEVSLGDFVLTGGEIAAQAMIDATVRLLPGVLGNAESLEEESHASGLLEHPQFTRPAEWRGLPIPEVLMSGHHGRIAEWRRKMAEKITRERRPDLWAAHEARKDRDTP from the coding sequence ATGAGCGGCGCCCCGGAGACCCCGAAGTCCCATGGCCGGATCGCCGTGCGCCCGACGCTGCGCCCGCGCGAGCTGATGACGGACAGGCCGGACCTTGCCGGCGCCTGGCGGGCGAAGATCATCACCCTCTTTCCCGAAGCCTTCCCCGGCGTGCTGGGCGAAAGCCTGACCGGCAAGGCGCTCGACGAGGGCAAATGGCAACTCGAGACCGTGCCGCTGCGCGACTTCGGGGAGGGACGGCACCGCAATGTCGACGACACGCCCGCGGGCGGCGGCGCGGGCATGGTGCTGCGCCCCGACGTGATGGGACGGGCCATCGACTTCGCCATGGAAGGCACGCCGGAGACCCGCGCCGACTGGCCGCTCGTCTACCTCAGCCCGCGCGGGAAACGCTTTGACCAGGCCACGGCGCGGCGCTGGTCGCGGGCGCGCGGCATCACGATGATCTGCGGCCGCTTCGAGGGGCTCGACGACCGGGTGCTGTTCCACTACGGAATCGAGGAGGTGAGCCTCGGGGATTTCGTCCTGACCGGCGGCGAGATCGCCGCGCAGGCGATGATCGACGCGACCGTGCGGCTGCTGCCCGGCGTTCTGGGAAATGCGGAGAGCCTCGAGGAGGAAAGCCACGCGAGCGGCCTGCTGGAGCACCCCCAGTTCACCCGCCCCGCCGAATGGCGCGGCCTGCCGATCCCGGAGGTTCTGATGTCCGGCCATCACGGCAGGATCGCCGAATGGCGCCGGAAGATGGCCGAGAAGATCACCCGAGAGCGTCGTCCGGACCTTTGGGCTGCCCATGAGGCGCGGAAAGACCGCGACACGCCTTGA